The following proteins are encoded in a genomic region of Oceanisphaera profunda:
- the puuE gene encoding allantoinase PuuE: MSQKNDYPRDLAGYGANPPHPEWPNKARIAINFVLNYEEGGERNVLHGDGESEAFLSEMPTAVAFPDARHMSMESIYEYGSRAGVWRLMRLFKRYNIPMTIFAVATAIERYPELAKAFQAEGHEICSHAYKWISYQFMSEEEEREHYHKAMEIFERVCGQRPQGWYTGRDSPNTRKIVMEDEGILYDSDSYADDLPYWVDNNGKGHLVIPYVMDTNDMRFGLNGYNNGEEFFQYLKDSFDVLYEEGAEAPKMLSIGMHCRILGRPGRMAGLERFIKYARSHDHVWFTRRIDIANHWHENHPYKGSK, encoded by the coding sequence ATGAGCCAAAAAAACGACTATCCCCGCGACCTCGCTGGGTACGGCGCAAATCCGCCGCATCCTGAGTGGCCGAACAAGGCCCGTATCGCTATTAACTTTGTACTGAACTATGAAGAAGGTGGTGAGCGTAACGTATTGCACGGTGATGGTGAGTCTGAGGCCTTCTTGTCAGAAATGCCCACTGCAGTGGCATTTCCTGATGCTCGTCACATGAGCATGGAATCCATCTACGAATACGGTAGCCGCGCCGGTGTGTGGCGTTTAATGCGTTTGTTCAAGCGCTACAATATTCCTATGACTATCTTTGCCGTGGCCACCGCCATTGAGCGTTACCCTGAACTGGCCAAGGCCTTTCAGGCTGAAGGTCATGAAATTTGCTCCCACGCTTACAAGTGGATCTCATATCAGTTTATGAGTGAAGAAGAAGAGCGCGAGCATTATCACAAAGCGATGGAAATTTTTGAGCGCGTGTGTGGTCAGCGTCCACAAGGCTGGTATACCGGCCGCGACAGCCCTAACACTCGCAAGATAGTGATGGAAGATGAAGGTATCTTGTACGATTCCGACTCTTACGCCGATGACCTGCCTTACTGGGTAGACAATAACGGCAAAGGCCACTTGGTGATCCCATACGTAATGGACACCAACGACATGCGCTTTGGCCTGAATGGTTATAACAACGGCGAAGAGTTCTTCCAGTATCTGAAAGACTCCTTTGATGTGTTATACGAAGAGGGTGCAGAAGCACCCAAGATGCTTTCCATTGGTATGCACTGTCGTATTCTGGGTCGCCCGGGTCGTATGGCCGGTCTTGAGCGCTTTATTAAATATGCGCGCAGCCACGACCACGTATGGTTTACCCGCCGTATCGACATTGCTAACCACTGGCATGAGAATCACCCTTATAAAGGAAGCAAGTAA
- the uraH gene encoding hydroxyisourate hydrolase yields MGRLTTHILDASKGQPGSDIKIELYRVEDGEKTTLINTVYTNADGRTDAPVLEGDDYVPGKYQLVFHTGTYLRKQGVELLEPAFLDDVVIRFGLAAGQEHYHVPLLISPYSYSTYRGS; encoded by the coding sequence ATGGGCAGATTAACTACACATATCCTCGACGCTTCTAAAGGCCAACCAGGTTCAGATATTAAAATTGAACTGTATCGTGTTGAAGACGGTGAAAAAACCACTTTAATCAACACAGTGTACACCAACGCAGATGGTCGTACCGATGCACCTGTGCTGGAAGGCGACGACTATGTGCCAGGTAAATATCAGTTGGTATTCCATACTGGTACTTACTTACGCAAGCAAGGTGTTGAACTGCTTGAGCCAGCTTTCTTGGATGACGTTGTTATCCGTTTTGGCTTGGCTGCAGGCCAAGAGCACTACCACGTACCTCTGCTGATTTCACCTTATAGCTACTCTACTTACAGAGGCAGCTAA
- a CDS encoding NCS2 family permease — protein MENANNDNTQRVTTAETSPPASGLLEKIFKLKAHGTSVKTELLAGLTTFITMAYIIFVNPNIMAASGMDPGAVFVATCIGAALATLIMGLYANWPVGLAPGMGLNAFFAFTVVGEMGYSWEVALGAVFWSGIIFTAMSFWKIREWVLDAIPESLRYAMTAGVGLFLGLVGLKTAGIVVASPATLVTLGDFTQPSAWLAAVCFLVISILAYRKIFGAVLIGVLGVSLIGLLMGIVEYNGIFAMPPSIEPTFMKLDIMGALNVGMITVILAFLFVNMFDTAGTLMGVAERANLRNPDGSIEGLGKSLKADSASSVIGTFVGCPPVTSYVESAAGVAAGGRTGLTAVTIAALFILAMFLAPLAGMIPPYATAGALIYVAFAMMSSLAKIDWEDYTEMAPAAITALMMPLTFSIANGIAMGFVSYAVLKLATGQARQVSIGVYVLSAIFIAKFIYM, from the coding sequence ATGGAAAACGCCAACAACGATAACACTCAGCGAGTAACCACAGCTGAAACCTCCCCCCCAGCTTCTGGCCTGCTAGAAAAAATCTTCAAATTAAAAGCCCATGGTACTTCGGTAAAAACTGAACTGCTCGCCGGTTTAACTACCTTTATCACCATGGCGTACATTATTTTTGTAAACCCCAATATTATGGCCGCCTCCGGCATGGATCCCGGTGCTGTGTTCGTGGCCACCTGTATTGGTGCCGCCCTTGCCACTCTTATTATGGGCTTATACGCCAACTGGCCGGTGGGTCTTGCGCCTGGCATGGGCTTGAACGCCTTCTTTGCGTTTACCGTGGTCGGTGAAATGGGCTACAGCTGGGAAGTGGCACTGGGTGCCGTGTTCTGGTCTGGCATAATTTTTACCGCCATGAGTTTTTGGAAGATTCGCGAATGGGTGCTGGACGCCATTCCCGAGTCATTACGCTATGCCATGACCGCCGGTGTTGGTTTATTCTTAGGCTTAGTGGGCCTGAAAACTGCAGGCATAGTGGTAGCAAGCCCCGCCACCTTAGTGACTTTGGGTGATTTCACCCAACCCAGCGCTTGGCTGGCTGCCGTGTGCTTTTTAGTGATCTCAATTTTGGCTTATCGCAAAATATTTGGCGCCGTGTTAATTGGTGTGCTGGGCGTGAGTCTGATTGGCCTCTTGATGGGCATAGTGGAATATAACGGTATCTTCGCCATGCCACCCAGCATAGAGCCGACCTTTATGAAGCTCGACATTATGGGTGCGCTTAACGTCGGTATGATTACGGTGATTTTAGCCTTCTTGTTCGTCAATATGTTTGATACCGCCGGCACCTTAATGGGCGTGGCAGAGCGCGCTAACTTGCGCAATCCCGATGGCTCTATTGAAGGCTTAGGTAAGTCTCTCAAGGCGGACAGTGCCTCTTCGGTGATTGGTACCTTCGTGGGTTGCCCGCCGGTCACCAGTTATGTGGAAAGTGCTGCCGGTGTGGCCGCGGGTGGTCGTACCGGTTTAACCGCCGTGACGATTGCGGCACTGTTTATTTTGGCGATGTTTTTAGCGCCATTAGCCGGCATGATCCCGCCTTATGCCACTGCTGGCGCGCTGATTTACGTGGCGTTTGCCATGATGAGCAGCTTGGCTAAAATCGACTGGGAAGATTATACCGAGATGGCGCCAGCCGCCATTACTGCACTGATGATGCCGCTGACCTTCTCCATTGCCAACGGCATCGCCATGGGCTTTGTCAGCTATGCGGTACTTAAACTGGCCACCGGCCAAGCTCGCCAAGTCTCGATTGGTGTCTATGTATTAAGTGCGATTTTCATCGCTAAATTTATATATATGTAG